Proteins from a genomic interval of Leptospira kanakyensis:
- a CDS encoding 5-(carboxyamino)imidazole ribonucleotide synthase, with protein sequence MKIGVLGSGQLGQMMCLEALPLGYDFYCYSPDKESPSAKAGALATVASYESFSEIKEFLSKINVLSFEFENIPKTTLEYLETFSGQTPIFPPPKSLIIAQDRALEKTHFRKLGFRTASFFHLTKESAKFEIAIPYPWIIKTLRFGYDGKGQVKIGDAADYKVFLESAFVKGEEEYLIEEVISFQKEISIILTRFQNGEIVCYGAVENEHKNHILDLSIYPARIPTGLNLEAIEMASKLADSLDYVGTMGVEFFLKDNHLYLNEYAPRPHNTGHFTQDCQSLSQFSLHVSAITGNLPPTDVRPKPTLMKNILGNEFEESLSIARSLLKDDRYQLHLYGKKDAKIGRKMGHMNFKGSLEEVNPLFHDL encoded by the coding sequence ATGAAAATTGGTGTTTTGGGATCTGGACAACTAGGCCAAATGATGTGTTTGGAAGCCTTACCTCTGGGTTATGATTTTTATTGTTATTCTCCTGATAAAGAATCACCTTCCGCAAAAGCTGGTGCTTTGGCAACAGTGGCTTCTTATGAATCATTCTCTGAAATCAAAGAATTTCTTTCTAAGATCAATGTTTTAAGTTTTGAATTTGAAAATATTCCAAAAACTACCTTAGAGTATTTAGAAACTTTTTCAGGACAAACTCCCATTTTCCCTCCTCCAAAATCTCTAATCATTGCCCAAGATCGGGCACTTGAAAAGACACATTTTCGTAAATTAGGGTTTCGCACTGCATCTTTTTTTCACCTAACAAAAGAAAGTGCGAAATTTGAAATTGCCATTCCCTATCCATGGATCATCAAAACTCTTAGATTTGGTTATGATGGGAAAGGTCAGGTAAAAATTGGAGACGCAGCCGATTACAAAGTTTTTTTAGAATCTGCCTTTGTTAAGGGAGAAGAAGAATACCTTATTGAAGAAGTAATTTCATTCCAAAAAGAAATCAGTATCATCCTCACACGTTTCCAAAATGGAGAAATTGTCTGTTATGGTGCCGTGGAAAATGAACACAAAAATCATATTTTAGATCTTTCGATTTATCCCGCCAGAATCCCCACTGGCCTTAATTTGGAAGCAATTGAAATGGCATCCAAACTTGCTGATTCTTTGGATTATGTAGGTACAATGGGTGTGGAATTCTTTTTAAAAGACAATCATTTGTATTTAAATGAGTATGCCCCTAGACCACACAATACAGGACATTTCACGCAAGACTGTCAAAGTCTTTCTCAATTTAGTTTACATGTTTCTGCTATCACCGGCAATCTTCCCCCAACAGATGTTAGGCCAAAACCTACACTTATGAAAAATATTTTGGGTAATGAATTTGAGGAAAGTTTATCCATTGCCCGCTCTCTTCTCAAAGATGACAGATACCAATTACACCTTTACGGTAAAAAAGATGCTAAAATAGGAAGAAAGATGGGACATATGAATTTTAAGGGAAGTTTAGAGGAAGTAAATCCTCTCTTCCATGATTTATAA